Proteins found in one uncultured Campylobacter sp. genomic segment:
- the pyrH gene encoding UMP kinase — MAKYNRILVKFSGEALAGENGFGIDSEILKFIAKEIKQLVEGGIEVGIVIGGGNIIRGVSAAASGIIKRTSGDHMGMLATVINAIAMREALEYAGMDVRVQSAIKMEAICETFIIGRAKRHLEKGRVVIFAAGTGNPFFTTDTAGTLRAIEIGADAIIKATKVMGIYDKDPQKFKDAKLLSKVTYDQALHDNIRVMDDTAIALAKDNALPIIVCNMFKSGNLYKIVDGGDLSSCSIVKN; from the coding sequence ATGGCTAAATACAATCGCATACTCGTAAAATTTTCGGGTGAAGCGCTAGCGGGAGAGAACGGCTTTGGGATCGACAGCGAAATTTTAAAATTTATCGCCAAAGAGATCAAGCAGCTCGTGGAGGGCGGCATCGAAGTAGGCATCGTAATTGGCGGCGGCAACATCATAAGAGGCGTAAGCGCCGCAGCTAGCGGTATCATCAAGCGCACCAGCGGCGATCATATGGGCATGCTAGCGACCGTCATAAACGCAATCGCTATGAGAGAAGCGCTGGAATACGCAGGCATGGATGTGCGCGTGCAAAGCGCGATAAAGATGGAGGCGATCTGCGAGACCTTCATTATCGGCCGTGCCAAAAGACACCTGGAAAAGGGTCGCGTCGTGATCTTTGCCGCAGGCACGGGAAATCCGTTCTTCACGACCGATACCGCGGGCACTCTCCGCGCTATCGAGATCGGAGCCGACGCCATCATAAAGGCCACCAAGGTAATGGGGATCTACGACAAAGATCCGCAAAAATTTAAAGACGCCAAATTGCTTTCCAAAGTCACTTACGATCAAGCCCTGCACGACAACATCAGGGTGATGGACGATACGGCTATCGCGCTTGCTAAAGACAATGCGCTTCCGATCATCGTATGCAATATGTTTAAAAGCGGAAATTTATACAAAATCGTCGATGGCGGAGATCTAAGCTCCTGCTCGATCGTAAAAAACTGA
- a CDS encoding DNA-directed RNA polymerase subunit omega — MRTEQIVAKALKVTGGDRYKLSLMISKRAEQLAAGEPPLIENVDTRRMKFADIAILELAEGKIALDGIVDKD; from the coding sequence ATGAGAACTGAACAAATTGTAGCCAAGGCTTTAAAAGTAACGGGCGGAGACAGGTACAAGCTATCTTTGATGATAAGCAAACGCGCCGAGCAGCTAGCCGCTGGCGAACCTCCGCTCATAGAGAACGTAGATACTCGCAGGATGAAATTTGCCGATATAGCAATCTTGGAACTAGCCGAAGGTAAGATCGCATTAGATGGAATCGTTGACAAGGATTAA